CGACGGCGAGGAACTCCTTTCGGTCAAGCGCCGGCTCGGCTACCTCCCCGACAGCCCGGCGTTCGACGAGACGGCAACCGGACGAGAGATCCTCGATCTGCACGCGTCGATCAAGGGCGACGAACGCAGCGCGGAGTTGCTCGAGCTGTTCGATCCGCCGCTGGATCGCGAGATCCGCGAGTATTCGCGGGGAAACGTCCAGAAGCTGGGGCTCGTGACGACGTTTATGCACGATCCCGACCTGGTGATCCTGGACGAGCCGACCAGCGGACTCGATCCGCTGTTGCAACAGCGGTTCAACGAGTTCGTCCGGGCCGAACGGGAGCGGGGGCTGACGGTGTTTTTCTCCTCGCACATCCTGAGCGAGGTGCGTCGACTCTGCGATCGGGTCGGCATCATCCGGAACGGACGGCTGGTCACGGTCGAACCCGTCGAATCGCTGCTGGACAGGAGCGGCAAGCTCGTTCGCCTGCGCACCGCGGAGCCGATCCCGCCGGCGGCCCT
This portion of the Natrinema salinisoli genome encodes:
- a CDS encoding ABC transporter ATP-binding protein, which codes for MAAIELEGLTKDYGEVLANDDVTFDVERGEIFGYLGPNGAGKTTTIRTLLGLLSPTAGTARLLGHDVTDGEELLSVKRRLGYLPDSPAFDETATGREILDLHASIKGDERSAELLELFDPPLDREIREYSRGNVQKLGLVTTFMHDPDLVILDEPTSGLDPLLQQRFNEFVRAERERGLTVFFSSHILSEVRRLCDRVGIIRNGRLVTVEPVESLLDRSGKLVRLRTAEPIPPAALAIDGVHDLETDAGADPETDDVSRGSERAFTFTGDVNVLLDRLREYRLLDLSIEEAPLEEVFMRFYGDDGDDVDDGGDDGSVGADRGAAGTDASGESDA